In Topomyia yanbarensis strain Yona2022 chromosome 2, ASM3024719v1, whole genome shotgun sequence, one DNA window encodes the following:
- the LOC131680224 gene encoding uncharacterized protein LOC131680224, with protein sequence MALPAICLILIRPNASIEGVKLKRLNQIEFETCSYKSTHRQLEEQFAVPVIFGLGQFDRLQFNAQPPFCLLVKFVAITFSQGDCYISFLVKKCIQCLQATFTCKQSRGSQYASLTGADSESTWHGYAVGAALQAAGAKFPSKTSSVTGDQTVPAQRLLALQTALLAGASLPRLMRWVVLGLDKWQEVPYEGPMCNLLWSVPDDRIGCSASLCDTFDHRLFKMVYTLKRSYRAVKWMLLGQQDLTETREEF encoded by the exons ATGGCACTTCCTGCCATTTGTCTAATCCTAATACGACCCAACGCATCAATCGAGGGAGTGAAGCTGAAACGATTAaatcaaattgaatttgaaACCTGCAGTTACAAATCTACCCACCGCCAGCTAGAAGAGCAGTTTGCAGTGCCAGTAATCTTTGGGCTGGGACAGTTTGATCGCCTACAGTTTAACGCCCAGCCGCCTTTTTGTTTACTGG TTAAATTTGTTGCGATAACATTCTCCCAAGGCGATTGCTATATTTCCTTTCTGGTCAAAAAGTGTATTCAGTGTTTGCAGGCGACGTTTACTTGCAAACAGTCACGTGGAAGCCAGTATGCATCTTTAACTGGAgcagattctgaatcaacttGGCACGGCTATGCTGTTGGCGCAGCTCTACAAGCAGCAGGAGCAAAGTTCCCTAGCAAGACCAGTTCTGTGACAGGCGATCAAACTGTCCCAGCCCAAAGATTACTGGCACTGCAAACTGCTCTTCTAGCTGGCG CTTCACTCCCTCGATTGATGCGTTGGGTCGTATTAGGATTAGACAAATGGCAGGAAGTGCCATATGAGGGACCTATGTGCAATCTGCTTTGGTCTGTTCCCGATGACCGAATCGGCTGTAGTGCGTCACTATGTGATACCTTCGACCATAGGTTATTCAAAATGGTTTATACGCTCAAACGATCGTACAGGGCAGTTAAATGGATGCTGCTAGGACAGCAGGACCTGACTGAGACTCGCGAGGAGTTTTAA